A window of Terriglobales bacterium contains these coding sequences:
- the rplI gene encoding 50S ribosomal protein L9, which yields MEVILKEDVPKLGHRGDVVKVADGYGRNFLLPKKLAIEATAGNKKVIEQMKAAAVRKTQKDKADAEALAKQFDGVSITLVRRSGEHEQLFGSVTSSDIAAELEKQGFTVDRRKIQLDEPIKTLGDFNVALRLFREVTASIKVTVAKEAEAQ from the coding sequence ATGGAAGTCATCCTGAAAGAAGATGTTCCAAAGCTTGGCCACCGCGGCGATGTGGTAAAGGTCGCCGACGGATACGGCCGTAATTTCCTGCTGCCGAAGAAGCTCGCGATTGAGGCGACGGCAGGCAACAAGAAAGTGATCGAGCAGATGAAGGCCGCTGCGGTCCGCAAGACGCAGAAGGACAAAGCCGATGCCGAGGCGCTGGCGAAGCAGTTCGATGGCGTGTCGATCACGCTGGTCCGCCGTTCGGGCGAGCACGAGCAGTTGTTCGGTTCGGTTACGTCGTCGGACATCGCGGCTGAACTCGAGAAGCAGGGTTTCACCGTGGACCGCCGCAAGATCCAACTCGACGAGCCGATCAAGACGCTCGGCGATTTCAATGTGGCGCTCCGGTTGTTCCGCGAAGTGACGGCATCAATCAAGGTCACGGTCGCGAAGGAAGCAGAAGCGCAGTAA
- a CDS encoding dihydrofolate reductase family protein, translating to MKCSVFCGISVDGFLARPNHKLDFLHGTGEGGPLGFHAFYNSVDVVVIGRKTFEVVRGFGGWFYGKKPVVVLSRRKLDFSKLKGAVIQQMSGRPADVVKQLEKQNFEHAYIDGGITIQRFLAAGLIDRMTVTRVPVLIGKGIPLFGSLAKDIRLEHVRTRSSKGGAVQTQYNIAPVAKKSSSKSKAKKARAKAAGRK from the coding sequence ATGAAGTGCTCGGTCTTCTGCGGCATCAGCGTCGACGGCTTTCTCGCCCGTCCCAATCACAAACTCGACTTCCTCCATGGCACTGGTGAAGGCGGGCCACTCGGTTTCCATGCGTTCTATAACAGTGTGGACGTCGTTGTGATCGGCCGCAAAACGTTCGAAGTCGTACGCGGGTTTGGAGGATGGTTCTACGGCAAGAAGCCGGTTGTGGTACTAAGCCGCCGCAAACTCGATTTTTCGAAACTGAAAGGCGCTGTCATCCAGCAAATGTCCGGCAGACCCGCCGACGTCGTGAAGCAGCTCGAAAAGCAAAACTTCGAGCACGCCTATATCGACGGCGGCATCACCATCCAGCGCTTTCTCGCCGCCGGCCTCATCGACCGCATGACCGTCACTCGCGTGCCCGTTCTGATCGGGAAAGGCATCCCACTTTTTGGTTCCTTAGCGAAAGACATCAGGCTCGAGCACGTCAGAACCCGCAGCTCGAAAGGCGGAGCAGTCCAGACCCAATACAACATTGCTCCCGTCGCGAAGAAGTCTTCCTCGAAATCGAAAGCTAAGAAGGCGCGAGCCAAGGCAGCCGGCCGGAAATGA
- a CDS encoding NADPH:quinone oxidoreductase family protein: protein MKAIVVTRTGGPDSLEVQEIPGPEPKENQLLVNVRACGVNFADILMASGTYAGGPKPPFIAGREFSGRVLSTGENVMGYAQANGFAERIVTRREFLWEKPDAWSFEEAAAFPVNYFTAFFAYWWAGLWAPAGQQPSRVSQGKPSVLIHAVAGGVGTAAVQIGKLLGVEMYGTSSSDEKLAKAQQLGLNHPINYKELDYEKVVCERTKNQGVDAVLEMLGGEHTAKSTRCLKFGGRVIVYGSATGAAHHFDTRTMYAKNCAVHGLWLSPLSMHPEYMEPAWKQLSEWIAQGHLRPQVGHVYPIEKAPEAFRTMLERKNYGKLVLKF from the coding sequence ATGAAAGCCATTGTCGTGACCCGCACCGGTGGGCCTGATTCCCTGGAAGTGCAGGAGATTCCCGGCCCCGAGCCAAAAGAAAACCAACTTCTCGTTAACGTAAGAGCCTGTGGCGTGAACTTCGCCGACATCCTGATGGCGAGTGGCACCTATGCGGGCGGGCCGAAGCCTCCCTTCATCGCCGGGCGCGAGTTTTCTGGTCGCGTGCTGTCGACCGGAGAAAACGTAATGGGTTACGCACAGGCAAACGGATTCGCCGAGCGAATTGTCACGCGGCGCGAATTCCTGTGGGAGAAGCCGGACGCGTGGTCATTCGAAGAGGCGGCAGCATTCCCGGTGAACTATTTCACTGCGTTCTTCGCGTACTGGTGGGCGGGATTGTGGGCACCCGCGGGACAGCAGCCATCGAGGGTGTCGCAGGGAAAGCCGAGCGTGCTAATCCATGCAGTCGCCGGCGGTGTGGGAACGGCGGCGGTGCAGATTGGTAAATTGCTTGGCGTCGAGATGTACGGCACGTCGTCCTCGGACGAGAAACTCGCGAAGGCACAGCAACTCGGGCTGAATCATCCGATCAACTACAAGGAATTGGATTACGAAAAAGTGGTCTGCGAACGAACGAAGAACCAGGGCGTTGACGCCGTGCTGGAGATGCTCGGCGGAGAACATACTGCCAAGAGTACGCGTTGCCTGAAGTTCGGCGGGCGGGTCATCGTTTATGGTTCGGCGACAGGAGCAGCGCACCACTTCGACACGCGAACGATGTACGCGAAGAACTGTGCGGTACACGGGCTGTGGTTATCTCCGTTGTCGATGCATCCGGAATACATGGAACCAGCGTGGAAACAGTTGTCGGAGTGGATTGCGCAAGGACATTTGCGTCCGCAGGTTGGACATGTGTATCCGATTGAGAAAGCGCCGGAAGCATTTCGCACAATGCTGGAGCGAAAGAACTACGGAAAGCTTGTCCTGAAATTCTAG
- a CDS encoding PEGA domain-containing protein — MRLVLSSLFVMFSLVAIAAEGPRVYVEESSSWEVQGHSGGSDDSFGGEMSGGARPQTAEIIKTFSEKCGNVVVNNRREKADYVVLLHHEGGKDLVRRDNKVVVFNRDGDAILSRSTRTLGNAVGDACQVINRDWALAKPAVNASVNQSPATVSSDTKVEVSSSPVGADIEVNGKFVGNTPSAIHLTPGEYRIAVKKNGYTAWEREVKVTGGNVTLLAELEKLK; from the coding sequence ATGAGGCTCGTACTTAGCTCGTTATTTGTAATGTTTTCGCTGGTAGCGATCGCGGCGGAAGGTCCTCGCGTTTATGTCGAGGAAAGCAGTTCCTGGGAAGTTCAGGGCCATTCGGGCGGCAGCGATGACTCGTTTGGCGGCGAAATGAGTGGCGGTGCGCGCCCGCAAACCGCCGAGATCATCAAGACCTTCAGCGAAAAATGCGGCAACGTTGTCGTCAATAACAGGCGCGAAAAGGCCGACTATGTCGTACTGCTCCACCACGAAGGCGGCAAGGATCTCGTCCGTCGAGACAACAAGGTTGTCGTCTTCAATCGCGACGGCGACGCCATTCTGAGCCGTTCCACTCGCACCCTGGGCAATGCCGTCGGCGACGCCTGCCAGGTCATCAACCGTGACTGGGCGCTTGCGAAGCCGGCCGTGAATGCCTCCGTCAATCAGTCGCCGGCAACGGTTTCATCCGACACCAAGGTCGAGGTCTCGTCCTCTCCAGTCGGCGCTGACATCGAAGTGAACGGCAAGTTCGTCGGCAACACGCCATCGGCCATTCACCTCACGCCCGGTGAGTATAGGATCGCTGTGAAGAAGAACGGTTACACCGCCTGGGAACGGGAAGTAAAAGTCACGGGCGGCAATGTCACGCTTCTTGCTGAATTGGAAAAATTGAAATAG
- a CDS encoding kelch repeat-containing protein, with protein MQKVWKVPTWAAALVTLLCLCVLSACGGGGSSTTPPPSPVSITISPATANILVATGANFSATVSGHSNTAFTYSVREGTAGGNVLPTGEYLAPTTPGTYHVRATSAADSSKYAEAVVTVRDYAKRFDLTSNPPDGFDYHTTNLLADGSVLIVGGRGLNNIHQLAYRYVPAENKYATDGSLTTARMAHASFSLPDGRVIIAGGYNPLLPGDDFDPVFTSSELYDPATKTFSAGPDMNFPRRHHVTTQLKDSRVLVTGGIQLRGSGFGASTNTEIYDPATGKFTAANTMNEGRWLHTATLLPDGRVLIVGGRNNNCTGNCPVYSLSSAEIYDPATGNFTTTGSLHISRFNHTATLLTNGKVLVLGGQSTDDLGGQTDQVATAEIYDPATGQFTLAGNLVLARSGHTVTLLNNGKLLLAGGWKISGVATQNTEIFDPGTGTSQEGPQMTEAHVRHTAVRLPGGEVLVVSGSNGYQPIPVAEIFR; from the coding sequence ATGCAGAAAGTTTGGAAAGTCCCGACGTGGGCTGCCGCCCTCGTCACGCTCTTATGTCTGTGTGTTCTGTCCGCTTGCGGCGGTGGTGGATCGTCGACGACCCCGCCTCCGTCACCTGTTTCCATCACCATCTCTCCGGCAACGGCGAATATCCTCGTGGCCACCGGCGCGAATTTTTCCGCCACCGTCTCCGGCCATTCGAATACCGCGTTCACTTACAGCGTTCGCGAAGGCACAGCGGGCGGCAATGTGCTGCCCACCGGTGAGTACCTCGCACCAACCACACCCGGCACGTATCACGTGCGCGCCACCAGCGCTGCCGATTCCTCGAAGTACGCCGAAGCCGTTGTCACCGTTCGTGACTACGCCAAGCGTTTCGACCTGACCTCCAATCCCCCCGACGGCTTCGATTACCACACCACCAACTTGCTCGCGGATGGCTCTGTGCTCATTGTGGGCGGACGCGGTCTTAACAACATTCACCAACTCGCGTATCGCTATGTCCCCGCGGAAAACAAATATGCGACTGACGGGTCTCTCACGACCGCCCGCATGGCTCACGCGTCGTTTTCACTTCCGGATGGCAGAGTCATCATCGCCGGCGGCTACAACCCGCTGCTGCCGGGCGATGACTTCGATCCCGTCTTCACGTCGAGCGAACTGTACGATCCAGCTACAAAGACATTTTCTGCCGGACCGGACATGAATTTCCCTCGACGTCATCACGTGACTACGCAGTTGAAGGATTCGCGGGTGCTCGTCACCGGCGGCATTCAGTTGCGCGGAAGCGGGTTCGGCGCCTCCACCAATACGGAGATCTACGATCCGGCGACCGGCAAGTTTACCGCCGCGAATACCATGAACGAAGGCCGTTGGCTGCACACGGCGACTTTGCTTCCCGACGGTCGCGTGCTGATTGTTGGTGGACGCAACAACAATTGCACCGGCAACTGCCCTGTTTACTCGCTGAGTAGCGCTGAAATTTATGATCCGGCCACAGGCAATTTCACCACGACAGGCTCGCTCCATATCAGTCGCTTCAATCACACCGCGACGTTGCTGACGAATGGCAAGGTGCTGGTCCTCGGCGGCCAATCCACCGACGACCTCGGCGGGCAGACCGACCAGGTCGCTACGGCGGAGATCTACGACCCCGCGACGGGTCAGTTCACTCTCGCCGGTAACCTCGTGCTCGCCCGGAGCGGGCACACCGTCACCTTACTGAACAACGGCAAACTACTTCTGGCCGGAGGGTGGAAAATCAGCGGCGTTGCCACCCAGAACACCGAAATCTTTGATCCCGGCACAGGCACCTCGCAGGAGGGTCCGCAAATGACCGAGGCGCACGTTCGGCATACTGCGGTTCGTTTACCTGGCGGCGAAGTCTTGGTCGTCTCTGGGAGCAACGGTTACCAGCCGATTCCGGTTGCGGAAATTTTCCGATGA
- the moeB gene encoding molybdopterin-synthase adenylyltransferase MoeB yields the protein MATVTSLPQSVSLSNDEVLRYSRHLIMPEVGMDGQLKLKAAKVLCVGAGGLGSPLALYLAAAGVGTIGIVDFDVVDFTNLQRQIIHTTADVGRKKLDSAEDKLKAINPHINVVRYETRLTSANALELFRDFDMIVDGTDNFPTRYLVNDACVLTGKPNVYGSIFRFEGQVSVFATEQGPCYRCLYPEPPPPGLVPSCAEGGVLGILPGLVGVMQATEAIKLILGSGEPLIGRLLLVDALAMRFRELKLRKNPDCPACGTHRTINALIDYNEFCGIRGEEKPVDNQIPTISVEELKRRKDAGEDLFVLDVREPNEYQICNINGYLIPLNDLPKRVSELDSSREIVAHCRSGVRSAKAVDFLRQAGFTKVRNLTGGILAWAEKIDPNMPKY from the coding sequence ATGGCTACTGTTACTTCTCTTCCTCAATCCGTTTCGCTGTCGAATGACGAAGTTTTGCGCTATTCGCGCCACTTGATCATGCCGGAAGTTGGCATGGACGGTCAGTTGAAGCTAAAGGCCGCCAAAGTTCTTTGCGTCGGCGCCGGAGGCTTGGGCTCGCCGCTTGCGCTGTACTTAGCCGCCGCGGGTGTCGGCACGATCGGCATCGTCGATTTCGACGTCGTCGACTTCACCAACCTTCAACGTCAGATCATCCACACCACTGCCGACGTTGGTCGCAAGAAGCTCGATTCCGCGGAAGACAAGCTGAAGGCCATCAATCCGCATATCAACGTCGTGCGTTACGAAACGCGCCTCACCAGCGCCAATGCTCTCGAGCTCTTCCGTGACTTCGACATGATCGTCGATGGCACCGACAACTTCCCCACGCGCTATCTCGTCAATGACGCTTGCGTGCTCACCGGAAAGCCGAATGTCTACGGATCCATCTTTCGTTTCGAAGGACAGGTCAGCGTCTTCGCCACCGAACAGGGGCCGTGCTATCGCTGCCTGTATCCCGAACCGCCTCCGCCCGGACTCGTTCCTTCCTGCGCTGAAGGTGGCGTGCTCGGAATCCTCCCCGGACTCGTTGGTGTAATGCAGGCCACCGAAGCCATCAAGCTTATCCTTGGCTCCGGAGAACCGCTCATCGGACGCCTGCTCCTCGTCGACGCTCTCGCCATGCGCTTCCGCGAACTCAAGCTGCGGAAAAATCCTGATTGCCCTGCGTGCGGCACGCACCGTACTATCAATGCACTGATCGATTACAACGAATTCTGCGGAATTCGTGGGGAAGAAAAACCAGTGGACAATCAGATTCCCACCATCTCGGTGGAAGAACTCAAGCGCCGCAAGGATGCGGGCGAAGACCTGTTCGTGCTCGACGTGCGTGAACCGAACGAATATCAGATCTGCAATATCAATGGCTATCTCATTCCGTTGAACGATCTCCCAAAGCGGGTGAGCGAACTCGACTCCAGTCGTGAGATCGTGGCTCATTGCCGCTCCGGCGTTCGCAGCGCCAAGGCCGTAGACTTCCTTCGTCAGGCGGGTTTCACCAAAGTCCGCAACCTGACCGGCGGTATTTTGGCGTGGGCGGAAAAGATCGATCCCAATATGCCAAAATATTAA
- a CDS encoding MoaD/ThiS family protein, translated as MKVLIPTPLRQYAEKKDAVEVSAATVGEALSQLTSVHPDLRKHLFTEAGQLRAFVNVYLNDEDIRYLAKDKTPVSATDTLSIVPSIAGGR; from the coding sequence ATGAAGGTTCTGATCCCTACACCACTCCGTCAGTACGCTGAGAAGAAAGACGCCGTGGAAGTCTCGGCCGCAACCGTGGGTGAAGCATTGTCGCAGCTCACCAGCGTTCACCCTGACTTGCGCAAGCACCTGTTCACCGAAGCCGGGCAGCTTCGCGCCTTCGTGAACGTTTACCTCAACGACGAAGACATCCGTTACCTGGCCAAGGACAAAACTCCGGTCTCCGCCACCGATACCTTGTCCATTGTGCCTTCCATCGCTGGTGGACGCTGA
- a CDS encoding M67 family metallopeptidase — protein MLLMRQPEYDEIRRHGEETYPHECCGVLLGTITDGTNYVSAAVRCGNTRQDQPHDRYNIDPRELVKIQREGRERGLDIVGFYHSHPDHPAQWSKTDLAEAHWIGCSYVITSVVQGRADKTNSFLLSGTQEEDKFFQDEQIRLEVASGIAR, from the coding sequence ATGCTTCTGATGCGCCAACCCGAGTACGATGAGATTCGCCGTCACGGCGAAGAGACCTATCCGCACGAATGCTGCGGAGTCCTGCTCGGGACCATCACGGATGGCACTAACTACGTCAGCGCCGCAGTTCGTTGCGGCAATACCCGTCAGGATCAGCCTCACGACCGCTACAACATCGATCCGCGTGAGCTAGTAAAGATCCAGCGGGAAGGACGCGAACGCGGTCTCGATATCGTCGGCTTTTATCATTCCCATCCGGATCATCCCGCCCAGTGGTCAAAAACCGACCTCGCGGAAGCTCACTGGATCGGCTGCTCGTACGTGATCACCTCGGTTGTACAAGGTCGGGCGGACAAGACAAATTCGTTTTTGCTCTCGGGCACGCAGGAAGAAGACAAGTTTTTTCAGGACGAACAGATCAGGCTGGAAGTCGCTTCCGGCATCGCTCGCTGA
- a CDS encoding cysteine synthase family protein, which produces MTVAFNQLAAKPIRNTYRTGVRLLETIGNTPLLRLERVTENLPGIELLGKAEWTNPGGSIKDRAASSIVKAAIESGQLTAGKRLLDATSGNTGIAYAMLGAALDFPVTLCMPSNVSPERKRILKAYDVEIVYSDPAEGSDGAIVMARALAEADPARYFYADQYSNDANWRAHYCGTAREIWDQTGGRVTHFVCMMGTSGTFVGTSRRLKELNPFIQCISLQPDSPFHGIEGAKHMLSAIVPKIYDPKLADANLEITTESAYDMCKRLARQEGLLVGVSAAAAVVGSLQVAHECARRGERATIVTVLCDNADKYLSERFWEE; this is translated from the coding sequence ATGACAGTTGCCTTCAATCAACTGGCGGCGAAGCCTATCCGAAATACATACCGGACGGGCGTCCGCCTATTGGAAACCATCGGCAACACCCCGCTCCTTCGCCTGGAGCGCGTAACAGAAAACCTGCCCGGCATTGAGCTTCTCGGTAAGGCCGAATGGACCAATCCCGGTGGCTCGATCAAGGACCGTGCAGCTTCCTCCATCGTGAAAGCGGCGATTGAATCCGGCCAACTTACCGCCGGCAAGCGCCTGCTCGATGCGACGAGCGGCAATACGGGAATTGCCTACGCGATGCTCGGAGCGGCACTCGATTTTCCCGTCACGCTCTGCATGCCGTCCAATGTCTCGCCCGAGCGTAAGCGCATCCTCAAGGCTTACGACGTCGAGATCGTTTACAGCGATCCAGCCGAAGGATCCGACGGTGCCATCGTTATGGCCCGGGCACTCGCCGAGGCGGATCCCGCGCGCTACTTCTACGCCGATCAGTACTCGAACGATGCCAACTGGCGCGCCCACTATTGCGGGACCGCTCGAGAGATCTGGGATCAAACCGGAGGACGCGTTACCCACTTCGTTTGCATGATGGGTACGAGCGGCACCTTTGTCGGTACCAGTCGCCGCCTGAAGGAACTGAACCCGTTCATTCAATGCATCTCACTTCAGCCCGACTCACCTTTTCACGGCATCGAAGGCGCTAAGCACATGCTTTCGGCGATCGTCCCGAAGATTTACGATCCGAAGCTCGCCGACGCCAATCTCGAGATCACCACAGAGTCGGCTTACGACATGTGCAAGCGACTGGCTCGGCAAGAGGGGTTGCTGGTCGGCGTGTCTGCGGCTGCGGCTGTCGTAGGCTCATTGCAAGTCGCGCACGAATGCGCACGGCGCGGAGAACGCGCGACAATTGTTACTGTCCTTTGCGACAACGCGGACAAATATCTAAGCGAACGGTTCTGGGAGGAATAA
- a CDS encoding UDP-glucose/GDP-mannose dehydrogenase family protein — MRLAIVGSGYVGLVAAACFAELGHNVICIDNDTRKIDALRHGEIPIHEKFLPELLARHVGDRLTFSSSLRDAVQKSQVIFIAVGTPSSEDGECDLSHVEAVSREVAHVVNDYKIVVEKSTVPVCTSEWVRKIMVLNGAPEHLFEVASNPEFLREGTAVTDFLFPDRIVIGANSDRAARVLSSLYEPLTSGAYRKQEHSIPEPDHASAQPQLIVTSARSAELIKHASNAFLAMKISFINAVANLCESVGADIEQVCKGIGSDSRIGSKFLSPGIGYGGSCFPKDLKAFRSVARTNGFDFGLLDEVIRINERQATRFVRKVRNALWTLKGKRIAVLGLSFKGGTDDIRESPAIAIIRHLLNERCEVVAYDPAAMDRAREILDGKLGYAENAYDAALDADALLILTDWEEFESLDLARLQLQMKYPIVVDGRNLYVPEEMSQAGFMYYSIGRPEAFPAKKRAARLKKAG; from the coding sequence ATGAGGCTGGCGATTGTTGGATCTGGATACGTCGGGCTGGTGGCAGCCGCCTGTTTTGCCGAATTAGGTCACAACGTAATCTGCATTGATAACGATACTCGCAAGATCGATGCCCTGCGGCACGGCGAGATTCCCATCCATGAAAAGTTCCTGCCCGAACTGCTGGCCCGCCATGTAGGCGACCGCCTGACTTTCAGCTCTTCCCTGCGGGACGCCGTTCAAAAAAGCCAGGTGATATTTATCGCGGTTGGTACTCCCTCGAGCGAGGACGGTGAATGCGATCTGTCTCATGTAGAAGCGGTGTCGCGCGAAGTAGCTCACGTCGTCAACGACTACAAAATCGTCGTTGAAAAAAGTACCGTTCCGGTTTGTACCAGCGAATGGGTGCGGAAGATTATGGTTCTGAACGGCGCACCCGAGCACCTCTTCGAGGTCGCTTCCAATCCGGAGTTCTTGCGCGAAGGAACCGCGGTAACAGATTTCCTATTCCCTGATCGCATCGTGATCGGCGCCAACTCCGACCGGGCTGCCAGGGTACTTTCCAGTCTGTACGAGCCTCTTACTTCCGGCGCGTATCGCAAGCAGGAACACTCGATCCCTGAGCCCGACCACGCCTCGGCACAACCTCAGTTGATCGTTACCAGCGCTCGTTCAGCAGAGTTGATCAAGCACGCTTCCAACGCCTTCCTCGCCATGAAGATTTCTTTCATCAATGCCGTGGCGAATCTCTGCGAAAGCGTAGGCGCCGATATCGAGCAGGTCTGCAAGGGAATTGGTTCGGACTCTCGCATCGGGTCGAAGTTCCTCAGTCCCGGCATCGGCTATGGCGGCTCCTGCTTTCCGAAAGACTTGAAAGCTTTCCGCTCCGTGGCGCGCACAAACGGTTTCGACTTCGGGCTTCTCGACGAAGTCATCCGCATCAACGAGCGTCAGGCCACACGGTTCGTGCGCAAAGTTCGAAATGCGCTTTGGACTTTGAAGGGAAAGCGCATCGCCGTTTTAGGTTTGTCCTTTAAGGGAGGAACCGACGACATTCGCGAATCGCCGGCGATCGCGATCATCCGGCACTTGTTGAATGAGCGTTGTGAGGTAGTCGCCTATGATCCGGCCGCGATGGATCGTGCCCGCGAAATTCTGGATGGCAAACTCGGCTATGCCGAAAATGCCTACGATGCGGCGCTGGATGCCGACGCCCTTCTCATCCTTACCGATTGGGAAGAATTCGAGAGCCTTGACCTTGCCCGGTTGCAGCTACAGATGAAGTACCCGATCGTAGTCGATGGCAGGAATCTTTATGTTCCGGAAGAAATGTCCCAGGCTGGTTTCATGTATTACAGCATTGGACGCCCGGAGGCATTCCCTGCAAAGAAGAGAGCCGCACGCCTGAAGAAAGCGGGATAG
- a CDS encoding OmpA family protein, producing MKIRSLMMLPLAATLMLPAVAQQNASQDQNQATQSQPAQDQAQAQPDQTSARQPLTPEQHEGFWGKLNPFARKKYVQRQMSPIRNRVNELDELTAANAKNLKDVDSRAQEGIRLANNKATEADQHAIEAGNRAQQAHQTAQQASTRLQTVEQVITNFDQYQATNQTELRFRSGQTALSKNAKEALDELASSLQGQNNYIIEVQGFSPGNSAASIQASQKMADAVVRYMVLNHDIPVYRIFTLGMGNAKVAQPAAEQQEGSKPAKAYRGPRVQVSVLKNTSVDQLNQQAMATPQQNTFGTQSQQGGVAGAASQSQNQYQQTPSSGMQQQGVQSNTTQEKPSAQQPESNR from the coding sequence ATGAAGATCCGTAGCTTAATGATGCTTCCGTTGGCCGCCACGTTGATGCTGCCAGCCGTTGCCCAGCAGAACGCGTCCCAGGACCAGAATCAGGCCACACAATCTCAACCGGCCCAGGACCAGGCCCAGGCTCAGCCGGACCAGACTTCGGCCCGCCAGCCGCTCACTCCCGAACAGCATGAAGGTTTCTGGGGCAAGCTGAATCCATTTGCCCGCAAGAAGTATGTTCAGCGCCAGATGAGCCCGATCCGCAATCGCGTGAACGAACTGGACGAACTCACCGCGGCGAACGCCAAGAACCTTAAGGACGTCGATAGCCGTGCACAGGAAGGCATTCGCCTAGCGAACAACAAAGCCACCGAAGCCGACCAGCATGCAATCGAAGCCGGCAATCGCGCTCAGCAGGCTCACCAGACTGCGCAGCAGGCCAGCACTCGTTTGCAGACCGTGGAGCAGGTGATCACGAACTTCGACCAGTATCAGGCGACCAACCAGACTGAACTTCGTTTCCGCTCGGGCCAGACCGCGCTGAGCAAGAACGCGAAGGAGGCTCTGGACGAACTGGCCAGCTCGCTACAGGGTCAGAACAACTACATCATCGAAGTGCAGGGATTCTCGCCGGGTAACAGCGCGGCCTCGATCCAGGCTTCGCAGAAGATGGCCGATGCGGTTGTCCGTTACATGGTGCTGAACCACGACATCCCGGTGTATCGCATCTTCACGCTGGGCATGGGCAATGCCAAAGTGGCGCAGCCCGCGGCTGAGCAGCAGGAAGGCAGCAAGCCGGCGAAGGCTTACCGCGGACCTCGCGTGCAGGTTTCGGTGCTGAAGAACACCAGCGTTGACCAGTTGAACCAGCAGGCGATGGCGACGCCGCAGCAGAACACGTTCGGCACGCAGTCGCAGCAGGGTGGCGTGGCCGGAGCAGCTTCTCAGTCGCAGAACCAGTACCAGCAGACGCCGTCCAGCGGTATGCAGCAGCAGGGTGTGCAGAGCAACACGACGCAGGAAAAGCCGTCGGCTCAGCAGCCCGAGAGCAATCGATAG
- a CDS encoding methylated-DNA--[protein]-cysteine S-methyltransferase: MRFSSYDSPIGHLLLVASDQGVREISFDYNRARLAAARGRKDGIESDEALLQCRAELDAYFAGTLREFTVPLDLRGTDFQMRCWRALLEIPYGETCSYADLARKVGSPRGFRAVGMANHDNPIPIIVPCHRVITSDRKLGGYGGGLDVKEKLLRLEGARWREPHPTLAFAAQP; this comes from the coding sequence ATGCGGTTCTCGTCTTACGATTCGCCAATCGGTCATCTTCTCCTGGTCGCATCTGATCAGGGCGTTCGCGAAATCTCCTTCGACTACAACCGGGCGAGGCTTGCTGCTGCTCGCGGGAGGAAGGACGGGATCGAGTCGGACGAAGCACTCTTGCAGTGCCGAGCTGAACTTGATGCCTACTTCGCGGGTACGCTGAGGGAGTTTACGGTTCCTCTGGATCTTCGCGGGACAGACTTCCAGATGCGCTGCTGGCGGGCGTTGCTGGAGATTCCCTATGGCGAGACGTGTTCTTATGCGGACTTGGCCCGCAAGGTGGGGAGTCCGCGAGGATTTCGCGCCGTAGGTATGGCGAACCACGATAATCCGATTCCGATCATTGTGCCGTGTCATCGGGTGATCACCAGTGACCGCAAGTTGGGTGGCTACGGTGGCGGATTGGATGTGAAAGAGAAGCTGTTGCGTCTGGAAGGGGCACGGTGGCGTGAACCGCATCCTACGCTCGCGTTTGCAGCGCAGCCTTAG